The Leptospiraceae bacterium DNA segment TATTCTTCTACAAGAGCACTTTGCAGATACGCAGATGCTACCGTTGGCTTTGTCATTCCACCTATTACATAAATTTTATTCTTATGAGAGACTATTTGGGCGTAGGCTCTAGGAGTAGGAATACTTGTAATATTTGCGGTAAACGTAAGAGTAACCGGATCAAATAAATCCACTTGTTTGACAGGTTGACTATCCGAGCCTATACCGCCTAATAGCCATATACCTCTATTTCGAATCTGGGCATCGGAAGCGAGGGTCGTAAAAGTGGCTGGAACAACTCGATTTAATAAAAAATTCCTTTCGGAAAATTGAATCTCTCTACAAAAAACCTGATATTGATACGTTGTATTAGGAAGTAAATTAGTCAGTATCGCAACTTGAAGTTTTCCTGAATACAATGTATACTGTGCTTGGGAAAAATCTCCAACTCCATAAATCACAATCCCGTTTTCAGGAGCATTGCATTTCCAATTCACCGCCGCTGTGGTAGGAGTAATTGGATTTACAAAAAAATATTCTGCCTTCAGGTCTTCTCTCTTATTACCTTCATGTAAGGGAGAAGGTCCGCAAGAGAGGAAGAAAAATACAATGAGGAGTAGATATTTAGTTTTTTTCATTTTACTGCCTCTGAATCAACAAATGTCATCCCCGAAATTTTCTGTCGGGGATCTATCATACTTTCATACAAGTCAATCCAATTTGGATTTATTTTTTCAATTAATCGAACTTTCCAATCCCTGTTCCATTTCTTCAATTGTTTTTCTCTATCAATTGCCAATCCAATATCTTTAAAAATTTCATAGTAAACCAATTTAGTCACATTATACTTTCTAGTAAAATTTAAATTAGCCGCTTCTTGCTTTGCCTTGTGTCGATATACTCTTTGTATTAAATTATTGGTAACACCTATGTAAAGTGATGCATTAGATTTTGTGGTTAGTATGTATACGAAATATTCATCCATAGTTTTCATAAATTCCTTTTTCGATGTTGAGATTCCCGACTGAAAATTTCGGGAATGACAAACGAATCAAAACCTTACCCCCAAACCCAGAGTACCACCACCGGCACAAAAAACTCCTTGCGATTCAAAATTACAAAATGTATTTAAGCCAAGTCGGATATACATATTCTTAAATTTAATTCCCTGCCAGCCTAATTCTAAGTAGCTGCCAGGATTGACGCCTGAAAAAGATTCCGTTCCTTTTTTGTAAGAAACGTTAGACGCCGTTAATCCGAAATTTACGTAAAAATCCAACATAGGTTTTTCTAAAAATACTCTGTTGCGATGCATATATACAGAGTTGTTAAAAAAAGTAATCGTGTTATTACCACTGAGAGATTGAAGATATTCACTGCGAAATCCAAAACTAAACGAACGCCAATTCAAAAAAGCAGGCTCGGCATATATCCCGCCTCCAGTAGAGATTGGATTCGTGCTAGAAATAGGAGCAGTATTCAGAAAACCAGAACCAAAGATTCCAACCCGTGTTTCGGGCAAACGAATATTAGCCGAAAGATAAGTAGAAGAGAGGTCAGGAGGTGTTTTTGTATTCGATGGAAATTCCGCAATGCGAGATTTTTCGACAACTAAAAATCCAAGTTCTGTTTTAAGAGTAAAACTTTCAGCATTCTCTTCGGCGATCACTCCATTTAATTTACTTCCATCTTTCAATACAAACCTCGAATAACGAAATGAACTATGAGTTCCTTTTTTAGTCGAGTCGGTTGCTACAACATCTGTTTTAGGAATTGTATATTCTTTCCCTTTAAATAAAATCTTGAAGCTCTTATCCGTTTCGGTTATGAGGTCACAAATAAATGCATCTCCATTATCGAGTGTGATTTCGAATGCGGATAAGGGTAATGCAAAGAGAATAAGGAGTGTTAAGTAGAGTTTGTATTTCATTTTTAGATTTTATTTATATTTGGGCGTTAAACTCAATGTTGCTTCCTCTGGGCGCAACATAATGGCAGGCATGCAGGATAAGCAATATTATTCTGTAATATTGCAACACATAATACTGTTCTGCCGTCAGGCTTTCGGCTATTATCAATAAATTGCGATTATCCGCACTAGTCAGGACGACTAGCGCTATGCAATTTATTGATACCGCCTCAATCCTTAACGCGGGGCTTTGTTGCATGTTTTGGCTACTCATTCTTCTTTTTGGACTTTCTTTAAACCGTAATCTAGACAAACTAGACTACCCAATAGGTGTTTATCTAGATCATTTTCGCTAATGGTGTATGATAATGTAAGGCAAAGCAAAGCTTCTTTTTTGGCTTTATCTACTTTATTATTGTCATAACAGAATAAAATCAAAAGAATAAGACTACTTATAATAGCTATTTTCATTAATCGCTCAAAGCCTCTAGTAAACAAAAAACCGATCCTCCAAAAAAAACATCAATTTTTTCATTGGCAATTGTTTTCGCGGTCATTAAACATCCAATTCCGCTGATACCTTTCCTACGATCCATATTGCTTTGATAAACTCTATCGCCTTCTCTTACCGCAGCACCTAGACCAATTCCAGATAAAAGTAATCCATATTCAGGACTAGTCACTCCATCAGCTACTACTTTAAATCCACCGGTTGCTCCGGCAAGAACCAAGATGTTAGCAAAAAACGATATGGTCTCATTTCCCAATCCCCAGTTATCAAAATGCCCTCTTGTTCCTAACTCATAAAGCATTGTAATAGTAGCCCCAGTCATTCCACCAATAATACCATGTACTGCCATACTACTTCCTATATAATTAGTCATAAACGTACCCCCTATAGTGTAAGCACCAATGACCGCGCCTATGGCAAATCCAGCAGCTATCGCCTTCCCATGATCAACTCTCGATCTTTTTTCATAATCTTGACTTGTCACCTTATTGAAAGTATCCGCTGCCTGTTTTAAACCAGAATTTCTGATAGGCTTACTAGCCAATTCGGCACCGCCTATCATACCTTTTGCCGCCCACTCAGCACCACCCATCATGTTACTTCCTAAATTGCTGAAAAAATTCTTCGTCTTATTATGACCAGACGCATCTCGAAACTTCACCGGATTCCCGTCCACATACATATACCGATTCATCCCAAACGTAGACTCCGGCATAATAACACTATCCGCTTGCAAGAATCTCCCTATCACAGGATCATAATACCTCGCCTTGTAATACATCAAACCAGACTCCTTATCCTCCTCCTGCCCAGTAAATTTAAACTTAGAAATATCCGGACCACCTGAATCCGTCCTCAAAATCTCTCCGTAAGGTTTGTAAGATATATGCGACTTACCTTCACTATCCTTACCAGTTACAACATTCCCATTTCCATCCGTAATCATCGTGATACTTCCCAAATGATCTGGATGTAAAAAATACATTCCCGTCACAGGAGCTAACGACGAGTTACCTCCACCGTAACTAGCTCCATTTCCTCCGTAGGGAGTATAACCATCAGTATCCACGCTTGCTGTATTAGAATTAATTCCACTTGCAAGCAACATCCAAGGAGCATTTTTACTTTTGTCTCCTCCAATCACGCCACATTGTGTGAATGTGAATAGGATGGAGACGATTAATAACGGTGTTGCGAATAATGTTCGTTTGGCGTGCCAATTCGTAGAGACGTTGCATGCAACGTCTCTACCGTATACGACAAAAATCCCATACAACAGCAACATCCATACTGCGATGTCATACTCCACACTGCTAATAACTGTATATCCCTCTACAATTCCTTTAATCCAATAAAACTTTACTGTATTCAAATAATACTGTGAACACGAACCAGCGACTTCATTACAAAAGCCAAACGAAAAAGACTCCCCTCGCCTTTCAGGAGAGGGGACAACACCGATTAAACGTGACAAGAACGGTGGATTAGGGGTGAGGTCAGAAACCAAATCCGCATCACTCCTAGTCATCTGTGCAAATATATCTCCATACAAACCCTTAAAATACAACGTATGAGTTGTCCCTTCCCTTGGAGTTTTGGTTATTTCGTATAACCCATCGAAGTTGTAGGCTATAATCTCACTATTCTTGCTCTTCTTCCGAATCCTATTCCCACTCGAATCATACAGATACTCTAATATATCCCCACCACCTGTAACTATCCGCTTTAACTTTCCCTGTCCGTTGTAACTCATCAGATCATCCACACGTTTTTCCATATTACCAGCAGCATCATAAGAATAATCCAATACCCCCGTATTAGGACTCGTTACAGATGTAACGGCATGTTTATGATTAGCATTCCCGTAGGTTAATGTGAAGTTGCCTCTTCTAGTTAAATTTCCATTATCAGCATAGGTATAATTCTCAACTCCATACTTTCCTTTCGCCTGCGTCAACCGATTCTGCCCGTCATACATATTCATTGTCTGGGCGTTACGGCAAGCATTAAGGGTAAGAATGATTAGTCTGTAATATAGCAACACATAATACTGTTCTGCCGTCAGGCTTTCGGCTATTATCAATAAATTGCGATTTACCGTAGAGTGTAAGCTCTTCTGGAGTATGCAATTTATTGATACCGCCTTCCCCCCGTTTGCTTGGTCGCAAACCCTACGCCTTCGCCTCCTTAACGCGGGGCTTGGTTGTATGTTTGGGTTATTCATTGTTAGTCGAAAGTCTCCTAAACTTATTTCTTGTAATTGTACCGACACTTATATACTTCCAGAAGCGCCATATCCCTGTCTTCCGCTGCCTTTCTTCTTTCGGCATCACTCAAGTTTGGATTATTAATCGAATCAGTGGCTAACATAACTAAAGGCACAGTGAGATCGAGGCATACACGGTAGTAGTCAGACCTTGCTTTGTAATTATTGCAAGAGGTTAGAAGGATTATAAATCCTAAAATTATTGTTTTAGTATAAGCCATCTGACGCATCCGAGTATAGAAATTTAAATTCTGGAAATTTGCAATTAGTGGAATCACCTCTAGCTCCTGAGTTAGCCACACATTGCAAACATCGTTTTTTACATAACTTTGGTTGAATTATACAATAGGTAGGAAATCCTACCTGTTGTTGCTCTTGAAATTTTCTATTGTAAAAGAATGCGTGATTCATCCAGCAAGCCAACGCAGCTTTATTACACCCACTAAATTCCACACAAGCATTGTGTGCATCTTCATTAATTGGATTTGTTTTGTAATTGCATCCAAAAATAAAAACTAAGGAGATAATAGCTAGTTTTCTCATTTAAATACTCCATGATTATCTTTCTTTTTCAATTTTATTGTTCTACAATCATCTTCTCCCTCAAAATACTTACAACCGATATAGTTATCTATCGCATAATTGGACGCAGCCGTCATGTCGATAGTCGGTATTACAAGCGTTTGAGTAGAACTCATTTCAACATCCAGAGTATCAAGGTCTTCTAGTAATCCGCCTAATGCTGCACCAACTCCGCCCCCAAAATCAGCAGCGTTTTCTCCTAGCTGTTCGCCTGCATCATTTTTGAAAAGCCTTCTACCGATTATGCCACCAGCTCTCTTTAGCGCAAATCCCAACCCAGCATTTAAAATCCTCTCAGCAACAAATTGCCCAAAGCTGCCAGGCATCATAGAACTTGATGCCATCGGTAAGCCCGAAGCAGGATTTATTGCATAGATACTTTTCTGAATAGCAAGACTCCCAGAAAATCCTATAGCAAGCGATGTTACTGCAACCGCAGCTCCAAATGCGGCTTTAGCAGGTGTCAATTTTTTCTGTGCCTTATGCTCTTTATTACCAATCTGGTATCCAAGTGCTGCGCCTGCCATTGGGTCTTCACCAGAAAGCGACGCGAAGATATAACCAGCTATAGCCCTCATCATCGGCTGACTTACCTTATGCCCACTC contains these protein-coding regions:
- a CDS encoding GIY-YIG nuclease family protein, whose translation is MDEYFVYILTTKSNASLYIGVTNNLIQRVYRHKAKQEAANLNFTRKYNVTKLVYYEIFKDIGLAIDREKQLKKWNRDWKVRLIEKINPNWIDLYESMIDPRQKISGMTFVDSEAVK
- a CDS encoding RHS repeat-associated core domain-containing protein — protein: MNMYDGQNRLTQAKGKYGVENYTYADNGNLTRRGNFTLTYGNANHKHAVTSVTSPNTGVLDYSYDAAGNMEKRVDDLMSYNGQGKLKRIVTGGGDILEYLYDSSGNRIRKKSKNSEIIAYNFDGLYEITKTPREGTTHTLYFKGLYGDIFAQMTRSDADLVSDLTPNPPFLSRLIGVVPSPERRGESFSFGFCNEVAGSCSQYYLNTVKFYWIKGIVEGYTVISSVEYDIAVWMLLLYGIFVVYGRDVACNVSTNWHAKRTLFATPLLIVSILFTFTQCGVIGGDKSKNAPWMLLASGINSNTASVDTDGYTPYGGNGASYGGGNSSLAPVTGMYFLHPDHLGSITMITDGNGNVVTGKDSEGKSHISYKPYGEILRTDSGGPDISKFKFTGQEEDKESGLMYYKARYYDPVIGRFLQADSVIMPESTFGMNRYMYVDGNPVKFRDASGHNKTKNFFSNLGSNMMGGAEWAAKGMIGGAELASKPIRNSGLKQAADTFNKVTSQDYEKRSRVDHGKAIAAGFAIGAVIGAYTIGGTFMTNYIGSSMAVHGIIGGMTGATITMLYELGTRGHFDNWGLGNETISFFANILVLAGATGGFKVVADGVTSPEYGLLLSGIGLGAAVREGDRVYQSNMDRRKGISGIGCLMTAKTIANEKIDVFFGGSVFCLLEALSD